Proteins from one Streptomyces sp. NBC_00289 genomic window:
- a CDS encoding DNA-formamidopyrimidine glycosylase family protein yields the protein MPEGDTVWQAAKRLHEALAGKVLTRSDLRVPKFATADLTGRTVLDVTARGKHLLTRIEGGLTLHSHLRMDGSWKVFADGQRWVGGPAHQIRAILGNADRTAVGYRLPVLELLRTTEEIRAVGHLGPDLLGPDWNPDQALANLLADPARPLGEALLDQRNLAGIGNVYKCELCFLLGVTPWLPVGALPADRAAALPALAKKLLETNRDRLIRTTTGRRGQDLFVYGRAPRPCLRCQTSVRLADQGDGSRERPTYWCPGCQAGPAPSPAASRRTPRRTTN from the coding sequence ATGCCCGAAGGAGACACGGTCTGGCAGGCGGCCAAGCGGCTGCACGAAGCGCTCGCCGGCAAGGTGCTGACCCGTAGCGACCTCCGCGTGCCGAAGTTCGCCACGGCCGACCTCACCGGCCGTACGGTCCTGGACGTCACCGCCCGCGGCAAACACCTCCTCACCCGTATCGAAGGGGGCCTGACCCTCCACTCGCATCTGCGGATGGACGGCTCCTGGAAGGTGTTCGCAGACGGCCAGCGCTGGGTGGGCGGCCCGGCCCACCAGATCCGCGCGATCCTGGGCAACGCCGACCGCACGGCCGTCGGCTACCGCCTGCCGGTACTCGAACTCCTGCGCACCACCGAAGAGATCCGCGCCGTCGGACACCTCGGCCCCGACCTCCTGGGCCCGGACTGGAATCCGGACCAGGCCCTGGCCAACCTGCTCGCCGACCCCGCCCGCCCCCTCGGCGAGGCCCTGCTCGACCAGCGCAACCTCGCCGGTATCGGCAACGTGTACAAGTGCGAGCTCTGCTTCCTGCTCGGCGTCACCCCGTGGCTGCCCGTCGGCGCCCTGCCCGCGGACCGCGCCGCCGCGCTGCCCGCGCTCGCCAAGAAGCTGCTGGAGACCAACCGGGACCGCCTGATCCGCACCACGACCGGCCGCCGCGGCCAGGACCTGTTCGTGTACGGCCGCGCGCCCCGCCCCTGTCTGCGCTGCCAGACCTCCGTCCGCCTGGCCGATCAGGGCGACGGCTCCCGCGAGCGCCCCACCTACTGGTGCCCCGGCTGTCAGGCGGGCCCGGCGCCCAGCCCCGCCGCATCCCGGAGAACTCCCCGCCGTACAACTAATTGA
- the pgsA gene encoding CDP-diacylglycerol--glycerol-3-phosphate 3-phosphatidyltransferase, translated as MTGVPASAAGGPSGAKGAAASPAQGAAPGAVSGAVAPGAVSSGAVVSDVVVSGAASDPQQGGGKPARGGKIAAAAVNQASVWNVANLLTMLRLLLVPGFVVLMLADGGHDPAWRSWAWAAFTVAMITDLFDGHLARTYNLVTDFGKIADPIADKAIMGAALICLSGLGDLPWWVTIVILGRELGITLLRFLVIRYGVIPASRGGKLKTLTQGVAVGMYVLALTGWLATLRFWVMAAAVVLTVVTGLDYVRQAIVLRRQGIAERQAALEETEA; from the coding sequence ATGACCGGAGTACCGGCATCGGCGGCGGGTGGCCCCTCCGGCGCGAAGGGCGCGGCCGCGAGCCCGGCTCAGGGCGCCGCCCCCGGTGCCGTTTCCGGGGCCGTCGCGCCGGGTGCCGTTTCCTCCGGTGCCGTGGTCTCCGATGTCGTGGTCTCCGGAGCCGCCTCCGATCCGCAGCAGGGTGGCGGGAAGCCGGCGCGGGGCGGGAAGATCGCCGCCGCGGCGGTCAACCAGGCCAGCGTCTGGAACGTCGCCAACCTGCTGACCATGCTCCGCCTGCTGCTCGTGCCCGGTTTCGTCGTCCTCATGCTGGCCGACGGCGGGCACGACCCCGCGTGGCGCTCCTGGGCCTGGGCGGCCTTCACCGTCGCCATGATCACGGACTTGTTCGACGGGCATCTGGCGCGCACCTACAACCTCGTCACCGACTTCGGGAAGATCGCCGACCCCATCGCCGACAAGGCGATCATGGGGGCGGCGCTGATCTGCCTGTCGGGGCTCGGTGATCTGCCGTGGTGGGTGACGATCGTCATCCTCGGGCGGGAACTCGGCATCACGCTCCTGCGTTTCCTGGTCATCCGCTACGGAGTCATCCCCGCGAGCCGCGGAGGCAAGCTCAAGACCCTCACGCAGGGCGTGGCCGTCGGGATGTACGTCCTGGCGCTGACGGGATGGCTGGCCACCCTGAGGTTCTGGGTGATGGCAGCGGCGGTCGTGCTGACCGTGGTGACCGGGCTCGACTATGTGAGACAGGCCATTGTGCTGCGGCGGCAGGGAATCGCCGAGCGCCAGGCTGCGTTGGAGGAGACGGAAGCGTGA
- a CDS encoding SDR family NAD(P)-dependent oxidoreductase: MAVSAYDLTGRTAFVTGAAGGIGRASAVLLAEAGATVHCADRDPQGLHETATLVKAQGGTAHTHHLDVTDRTRLKQAVESCGRLDVMAAVAGIMHSSPVLDTRDEDLERVWSVNFRGVLYACQEAARLMLAHDTRGSIVTMASGAVDTGGAGLLCYGVAKAAVVQLTRTLATEVGRHGIRVNAVAPGWIRTPMTDRHEGEAQARTESLMARMSPLGRVGEPEDVAQTVLYLASDASSFMTGQILRPNGGVAMPW, encoded by the coding sequence ATGGCCGTGAGCGCGTACGACCTCACCGGACGCACCGCATTCGTCACCGGCGCCGCAGGCGGCATCGGCCGCGCCTCGGCGGTGCTGCTCGCCGAAGCCGGTGCCACCGTGCACTGCGCCGACCGCGACCCGCAGGGCCTGCACGAGACGGCCACGCTGGTCAAGGCGCAGGGTGGCACCGCCCACACCCACCACCTCGACGTCACCGACCGCACACGGCTCAAGCAGGCCGTCGAATCCTGCGGCCGCCTGGATGTCATGGCCGCGGTCGCCGGGATCATGCACAGTAGCCCGGTCCTGGACACCCGGGACGAGGACCTGGAAAGGGTCTGGAGCGTCAACTTCAGGGGTGTTCTGTACGCCTGCCAGGAGGCCGCCCGGCTGATGCTCGCCCACGACACCCGGGGCAGCATCGTCACCATGGCCTCGGGCGCGGTCGACACCGGCGGCGCCGGCCTCCTCTGCTACGGCGTGGCCAAGGCAGCCGTCGTCCAGCTCACGAGGACGCTGGCGACCGAGGTCGGCCGGCACGGCATTCGCGTCAACGCGGTCGCGCCGGGCTGGATCCGCACACCCATGACCGACCGCCACGAGGGCGAGGCCCAGGCGCGCACCGAGTCGCTCATGGCCCGGATGTCTCCCCTGGGCCGGGTCGGCGAACCGGAGGACGTCGCGCAGACCGTGCTGTACCTGGCCTCCGACGCCTCGTCCTTCATGACGGGCCAGATCCTGCGTCCGAACGGCGGTGTGGCCATGCCGTGGTAG
- the rimO gene encoding 30S ribosomal protein S12 methylthiotransferase RimO, which translates to MPERRTVALVTLGCARNEVDSEELAGRLEADGWDLVEDAADADVAVVNTCGFVEAAKKDSVDALLEANDLKGQNRTQAVVAVGCMAERYGKELAEALPEADGVLGFDDYADISDRLQTILNGGIHASHTPRDRRKLLPISPAQRQESAAEVALPGHGPVDLPDGLAPASGPRAPLRRRLDGSPVASVKLASGCDRRCSFCAIPSFRGSFISRRPSDVLNETRWLAEQGVKEIMLVSENNTSYGKDLGDIRLLESLLPELAEVDGLERVRVSYLQPAEMRPGLIDVLTSTPKVVPYFDLSFQHSAPDVLRSMRRFGDTDRFLELLDTIRGKAPQAGVRSNFIVGFPGESESDLAELERFLNGARLDAIGVFGYSDEEGTEAATYENKLHEDVVAERLANVSRLAEELVSQRAEERLGETVHVLVESVDEEGVYGRGAHQAPETDGQVLLTSGEGLAVGRMVEAKVVGTEGVDLVAEPLQGSLACSEEAGR; encoded by the coding sequence ATGCCTGAACGCCGTACCGTCGCACTCGTCACTCTTGGCTGCGCCCGTAACGAGGTGGACTCGGAGGAGCTCGCAGGCCGCTTGGAGGCGGACGGCTGGGATCTCGTCGAGGACGCCGCGGACGCGGACGTCGCCGTCGTCAACACCTGCGGCTTCGTCGAAGCCGCCAAGAAGGACTCCGTCGACGCGCTCCTCGAGGCCAATGACCTCAAGGGGCAGAACAGAACCCAGGCCGTCGTGGCGGTGGGCTGCATGGCCGAGCGGTACGGCAAGGAACTCGCCGAAGCCCTCCCCGAGGCCGACGGCGTGCTCGGCTTCGACGACTACGCGGACATCTCCGACCGCCTGCAGACCATCCTGAACGGCGGCATCCACGCCTCCCACACCCCGCGTGACCGGCGCAAGCTGCTGCCGATCAGCCCGGCCCAGCGGCAGGAGTCGGCGGCCGAGGTCGCGCTGCCCGGACACGGTCCCGTCGACCTCCCGGACGGCCTCGCCCCGGCCTCCGGCCCCCGTGCGCCCCTGCGCCGCCGGCTGGACGGTTCCCCGGTCGCCTCGGTCAAGCTCGCCTCCGGCTGCGACCGGCGCTGCTCCTTCTGCGCCATCCCGTCCTTCCGCGGCTCCTTCATCTCCCGCCGCCCGAGCGACGTGCTGAACGAGACGCGGTGGCTGGCCGAGCAGGGCGTCAAGGAGATCATGCTGGTCTCCGAGAACAACACCTCCTACGGCAAGGACCTGGGCGACATCCGGCTGCTCGAGTCGCTGCTGCCCGAGCTCGCCGAGGTCGACGGCCTCGAGCGGGTGCGCGTCAGCTACCTCCAGCCGGCCGAGATGCGGCCCGGCCTCATCGACGTGCTGACCTCGACGCCGAAGGTCGTGCCCTACTTCGACCTGTCCTTCCAGCACTCCGCCCCCGACGTGCTGCGCTCCATGCGCCGCTTCGGGGACACCGACCGCTTCCTGGAGCTGCTCGACACCATCCGCGGCAAGGCCCCGCAGGCCGGCGTGCGCTCCAACTTCATCGTGGGCTTCCCGGGCGAGAGCGAGTCCGACCTGGCCGAGCTGGAGCGCTTCCTGAACGGCGCGCGACTGGACGCCATCGGCGTCTTCGGGTACTCCGACGAGGAGGGCACCGAGGCGGCGACGTACGAGAACAAGCTCCACGAGGACGTCGTCGCCGAGCGTCTGGCAAACGTGTCCCGGCTGGCCGAGGAACTGGTCTCGCAGCGGGCCGAGGAACGCCTGGGCGAGACGGTGCACGTGCTCGTGGAGTCCGTGGACGAAGAGGGTGTGTACGGCCGCGGCGCGCACCAGGCGCCGGAGACGGACGGCCAGGTGCTGCTCACGAGCGGCGAAGGTCTCGCTGTCGGCCGTATGGTCGAGGCGAAGGTGGTCGGCACGGAGGGTGTCGACCTGGTGGCCGAGCCGTTGCAGGGCTCGCTCGCGTGTAGTGAGGAGGCGGGCAGATGA
- a CDS encoding helix-turn-helix domain-containing protein codes for MSIGNSPEDERPFEDDREEAGPSVGRALQQARIAAGLTVDDVSSATRVRIAIVHAIEADDFTPCGGDVYARGHIRTLAKAVLLDPAPLLARYDADHGGRPAPTPAAPLFEAERIRPERRGPNWTAAMVAAIVAVIGFVGFTAVKGGDDGGTKTQVADGSKPSAGTSSTPTPKSAKPTDPKPEPSDSAIAAAPQDKVTVQVSAADGRSWISAKDHNGRLLFDGLLKQGESQTFQDSDKINLVLGDAGAIQLYVNGKKIDDDFQPGAVERLTYTKGDPQVG; via the coding sequence GTGTCCATCGGCAACTCCCCTGAAGACGAGCGTCCGTTCGAAGATGATCGCGAAGAGGCCGGTCCGTCGGTCGGCCGTGCCCTCCAGCAGGCGCGCATCGCGGCCGGGCTGACCGTCGACGACGTCAGCAGCGCCACCCGGGTCCGCATCGCCATCGTGCACGCCATCGAGGCGGACGACTTCACGCCCTGTGGCGGCGACGTCTACGCCCGCGGCCACATCCGTACCCTGGCCAAGGCCGTCCTCCTGGACCCCGCCCCCCTTCTCGCCCGGTACGACGCCGACCACGGTGGGCGTCCGGCCCCGACCCCGGCGGCCCCGCTCTTCGAGGCGGAACGCATCCGTCCGGAACGCCGCGGACCCAACTGGACCGCGGCCATGGTCGCCGCGATCGTCGCCGTCATCGGCTTCGTCGGGTTCACTGCGGTCAAGGGCGGCGACGACGGCGGGACCAAGACGCAGGTCGCCGACGGGTCCAAGCCCTCGGCCGGCACGTCCTCCACCCCCACACCGAAGTCCGCCAAGCCCACCGATCCCAAACCCGAGCCGTCCGACAGCGCCATCGCCGCGGCGCCTCAGGACAAGGTGACCGTCCAGGTCAGCGCCGCCGACGGACGCAGCTGGATCTCCGCCAAGGACCACAACGGCCGACTGCTGTTCGACGGGCTGCTCAAGCAGGGCGAGTCGCAGACCTTCCAGGACAGCGACAAGATCAATCTCGTCCTCGGTGACGCGGGTGCCATCCAGCTCTACGTCAACGGCAAGAAGATCGACGACGACTTCCAGCCGGGCGCCGTCGAACGGCTCACCTACACGAAGGGTGACCCGCAGGTCGGATAG
- a CDS encoding helix-turn-helix transcriptional regulator, producing the protein MILLRRLLGDVLRRQRQRQGRTLREVSSSARVSLGYLSEVERGQKEASSELLSAICDALDVRMSELMREVSDELALAELAQSAAATPSKHVPASVRPMLGSVSVAGVPPERVTIKAPAEAVDVVAA; encoded by the coding sequence ATGATTCTGCTCCGTCGCCTACTGGGTGACGTGCTGCGTCGGCAGCGCCAGCGCCAGGGCCGTACTCTGCGCGAAGTCTCCTCGTCCGCCCGAGTCTCACTCGGCTATCTCTCCGAGGTGGAGCGGGGGCAGAAGGAGGCTTCCTCCGAGCTGCTCTCCGCCATCTGCGACGCGTTGGACGTACGGATGTCCGAGCTCATGCGGGAAGTGAGCGACGAGCTCGCCCTCGCCGAGCTGGCCCAGTCTGCTGCGGCCACTCCCAGCAAGCATGTGCCCGCTTCGGTCCGTCCGATGCTGGGTTCCGTATCGGTGGCCGGCGTGCCACCGGAACGGGTGACCATCAAGGCGCCCGCGGAAGCGGTCGACGTGGTCGCCGCGTGA
- a CDS encoding ATP-dependent helicase, translating into MPSSTHPALDGFSPATRGWFTGAFSAPTAAQAGAWQAIGEGSDVLVVAPTGSGKTLAAFLAALDQLASTPPPADPRKRCRVLYVSPLKALAVDVERNLRSPLTGIRQESMRLGLPEPEVKVGIRSGDTPPAERRALATRPPDILITTPESLFLMLTSATREALTGIDTVILDEVHAVAGTKRGAHLALSLERLDELLPKPARRIGLSATVRPVDEVARYLSPHRKVEIVQPKSGKEFDLSVVVPVEDLGELGGSPVAEGSEGAERPSIWPHVEERIADLVQAHRSTIVFANSRRLAERLCNRLNEIAYERATGEPLDEHHSPAELMGGSGAAQGAPPVIARAHHGSVSKEQRALVEEDLKAGRLPAVVATSSLELGIDMGAVDLVVQVESPPSVASGLQRVGRAGHQVGAVSTGVVFPKYRGDLVQAAVVTERMRTGSIESLKVPANPLDVLAQQIVAMTALDSWQVDDLLAVVRRAAPFASLPESAFTAVLDMLAGRYPSDAFAELRPRVVWDRVTGTVTGRPGAQRLAVTSGGTIPDRGLFGVFLAGSDPTKGGGRVGELDEEMVYESRVGDVFTLGTSSWRIEDITRDRVLVSPAPGVPGRLPFWKGDQLGRPLELGRAVGAFLREVGSLSQEDARLRLLAAGLDAWAADNVLSYLREQREACGHVPDDRTIVVERFRDELGDWRVVVHSPFGAQVHAPWALALGAKLSERYGMDAQVMHADDGIVLRLPDADLMSLDLLDQEPMRAGTEYDADQAPVGAADVVFDKGEVNQVVTDQVGSSALFASRFRECAARALLLPRRSPGKRTPLWQQRQRASQLLQVASEFGSFPIVLEAVRECLQDVFDVPGLVELMGDLESRKVRLVEVTTPEPSPFARSLLFGYVAQFLYEGDSPLAERRAAALSLDSRLLAELLGQAELRELLDAEVLTELERELQWLTEDRRVKDAEGVADLLRLLGPLTDAELVERGAEPQWARELAAARRAIPVRIGGADHWAAIEDAGRLRDALGTALPVGVPEAFMEPVKDPLGDLLARYARTHGPFTSTSAATRFGLGVAVTEGALQRLAAGGRVVQGEFHPAGIGQEWCDATVLRRLRRRSLAALRHELEPVPPAALAQFLPQWQHLGKGHGLRGTDGLVRAVEQLQGASVPASALEKLVLPSRVTPYTPAMLDELTAAGEVLWAGAGALPGKDGWISLYLADAAPLLLPPPHPLELTALHQSVLDALSGGYGLFFRQIADQVRATTHPDATDPQLADTVWDLAWSGRLTNDTLTPMRALLGSGRTAGSTAHRAKRAVPRGRYGSLTAAARPASRGGPPTVAGRWSLLPQREADPTVRAHALARTLLDRHGVVTRGAVAAEGVEGGFSAVYRILSAFEDSGQARRGYVVEGLGAAQFAMDGAVDRLRAVANARDRSEPLPGPGDSSSGWTGATGGFGSPTATATTRAGTPTGTPDSADPFDFSSDVDWTAELGPVEPPGPGDSPAVIDGFGSRGGPGFAHGFGGRTRAPATAQAVVLAAADPANAYGAALPWPEPPTGAGHKAGRKAGALVVLVEGELALYMERGGKTLLAWPSDPDGTPTDDPRLRAAAEALAAAARAGSLGTVTVERVNGASALTSPIGTLLEGAGFIANPRGLRLRA; encoded by the coding sequence ATGCCCAGCTCCACACACCCAGCCCTCGACGGCTTCTCCCCCGCGACCCGCGGCTGGTTCACGGGGGCCTTCTCCGCGCCCACCGCGGCCCAGGCGGGCGCGTGGCAGGCCATCGGTGAGGGCTCGGACGTGCTGGTGGTCGCCCCCACCGGTTCCGGCAAGACGCTGGCCGCCTTCCTCGCCGCCCTCGACCAGCTGGCCTCGACACCCCCGCCGGCCGATCCCAGGAAGCGCTGCCGCGTGCTGTACGTCTCGCCGCTCAAGGCCCTGGCCGTGGACGTCGAGCGCAACCTCCGCAGTCCGCTGACCGGCATCCGCCAGGAGTCGATGCGCCTGGGCCTGCCCGAGCCCGAGGTCAAGGTCGGCATCCGCTCCGGCGACACTCCCCCGGCCGAGCGCCGCGCCCTCGCCACCCGCCCTCCGGACATCCTGATCACCACCCCGGAGTCCCTGTTCCTGATGCTGACGTCGGCCACGCGCGAGGCGCTCACGGGCATCGACACGGTGATCCTCGACGAGGTGCACGCGGTGGCGGGCACCAAGCGCGGCGCGCACCTGGCGCTCTCCCTGGAGCGGCTCGACGAGCTCCTGCCGAAGCCGGCCCGGCGCATCGGCCTCTCCGCGACCGTCCGCCCGGTCGACGAGGTCGCCCGCTATCTCTCCCCCCACCGCAAGGTGGAGATCGTCCAGCCGAAGTCCGGCAAGGAGTTCGACCTGTCGGTCGTCGTCCCGGTGGAGGACCTGGGCGAACTCGGCGGCTCCCCGGTCGCCGAGGGCTCCGAGGGCGCGGAGCGGCCCTCGATCTGGCCGCATGTCGAGGAGCGGATCGCGGACCTCGTCCAGGCTCACCGCTCCACGATCGTGTTCGCCAACTCGCGCCGCCTCGCGGAGCGGCTGTGCAACCGTCTCAACGAGATCGCCTACGAGCGGGCCACCGGCGAGCCCCTGGACGAACACCACTCGCCCGCCGAGCTCATGGGTGGCTCCGGTGCCGCCCAGGGCGCGCCCCCGGTCATCGCCCGGGCCCACCACGGCTCGGTGTCCAAGGAGCAGCGGGCCCTGGTCGAGGAGGACCTCAAGGCAGGCCGCCTGCCCGCCGTGGTCGCCACCTCGAGCCTCGAGCTGGGTATCGACATGGGTGCCGTGGATCTCGTCGTCCAGGTCGAGTCCCCGCCGTCGGTCGCCTCCGGCCTGCAGCGCGTCGGCCGCGCGGGCCACCAGGTCGGCGCCGTCTCCACCGGCGTCGTGTTCCCGAAGTACCGCGGTGACCTCGTCCAGGCCGCCGTCGTCACCGAGCGGATGCGCACCGGCTCCATCGAGTCCCTGAAGGTGCCCGCCAACCCTCTGGACGTCCTGGCCCAGCAGATCGTCGCGATGACGGCCCTGGATTCCTGGCAGGTCGACGACCTGCTGGCCGTGGTCCGCCGCGCCGCCCCCTTCGCCTCGCTGCCGGAATCGGCGTTCACGGCGGTCCTCGACATGCTCGCGGGCCGCTATCCGTCGGACGCCTTCGCGGAGCTGCGCCCGCGCGTGGTGTGGGACCGCGTCACCGGCACGGTCACCGGCCGCCCCGGCGCCCAGCGCCTCGCCGTCACCTCCGGCGGCACGATCCCCGACCGGGGGCTCTTCGGGGTGTTCCTCGCCGGATCCGACCCCACGAAGGGCGGCGGCCGGGTCGGCGAGCTGGACGAGGAGATGGTCTACGAGTCCCGCGTGGGCGACGTCTTCACCCTCGGCACCAGTTCGTGGCGCATCGAGGACATCACCCGCGACCGCGTCCTCGTCTCCCCCGCCCCGGGCGTGCCGGGCAGGCTCCCGTTCTGGAAGGGCGACCAACTGGGCCGCCCGCTCGAACTGGGCCGCGCGGTGGGGGCGTTCCTGCGCGAGGTCGGTTCCCTGTCCCAGGAGGACGCCCGCCTCCGTCTCCTCGCCGCGGGCCTGGACGCCTGGGCCGCGGACAATGTCCTGTCCTACCTCCGCGAACAGCGCGAGGCCTGCGGCCACGTCCCGGACGACCGCACGATCGTCGTGGAGCGCTTCCGCGACGAGCTCGGTGACTGGCGGGTCGTCGTGCACTCCCCCTTCGGCGCCCAGGTGCACGCCCCGTGGGCACTGGCCCTGGGCGCCAAGCTCTCCGAGCGGTACGGCATGGACGCGCAGGTCATGCACGCCGACGACGGCATCGTGCTGCGTCTGCCCGACGCGGACCTGATGAGCCTCGACCTCCTCGACCAGGAGCCGATGAGGGCCGGCACCGAGTACGACGCCGATCAGGCACCGGTCGGCGCCGCCGACGTCGTCTTCGACAAGGGCGAGGTCAACCAGGTCGTCACCGACCAGGTGGGCAGTTCCGCGCTCTTCGCCTCCCGCTTCCGCGAGTGCGCCGCCCGCGCGCTGCTGCTGCCGCGCCGCAGCCCCGGCAAGCGCACCCCGCTGTGGCAGCAGCGCCAGCGCGCGTCCCAACTCCTTCAGGTGGCGAGCGAGTTCGGTTCCTTCCCGATTGTCCTGGAGGCCGTCCGCGAGTGCCTCCAGGACGTCTTCGACGTGCCCGGTCTCGTCGAGTTGATGGGGGATCTCGAGTCCCGCAAGGTGCGTCTCGTCGAGGTCACCACTCCCGAGCCGTCCCCCTTCGCCCGCTCCCTCCTCTTCGGTTACGTCGCCCAGTTCCTGTACGAGGGAGACTCACCGCTCGCCGAGCGCCGCGCCGCCGCCCTCTCGCTGGACTCACGGCTGCTGGCCGAGCTGCTCGGCCAGGCGGAGCTGCGCGAGCTGCTCGACGCCGAGGTGCTGACCGAGCTGGAGCGTGAGCTGCAGTGGCTCACCGAGGACCGCCGCGTCAAGGACGCCGAAGGAGTCGCCGACCTGCTGAGGCTGCTCGGCCCCCTCACCGACGCCGAACTGGTCGAGCGGGGCGCCGAGCCGCAGTGGGCGCGGGAGCTGGCCGCGGCCCGCCGCGCGATCCCGGTCCGCATCGGCGGCGCGGACCACTGGGCGGCCATCGAGGACGCCGGCCGCCTGCGCGACGCCCTGGGGACGGCACTGCCGGTCGGTGTCCCGGAAGCCTTCATGGAACCCGTCAAGGACCCGCTGGGCGACCTCCTCGCACGCTACGCCCGCACCCACGGCCCGTTCACGTCGACCTCCGCCGCGACCCGCTTCGGCCTGGGCGTGGCGGTCACCGAGGGCGCGCTGCAGCGCCTCGCCGCGGGCGGCCGTGTCGTACAGGGCGAGTTCCACCCGGCCGGGATCGGCCAGGAGTGGTGCGACGCGACGGTCCTGCGCCGGCTGCGCCGTCGTTCCCTCGCCGCCCTGCGCCACGAACTGGAGCCGGTGCCGCCGGCCGCGCTCGCCCAGTTCCTCCCCCAGTGGCAGCACCTCGGCAAGGGCCACGGACTGCGGGGAACGGACGGCCTGGTGCGCGCGGTGGAGCAGTTGCAGGGCGCGTCCGTGCCCGCGTCCGCTCTGGAGAAGCTCGTCCTGCCGTCCCGCGTGACGCCGTACACGCCCGCGATGCTCGACGAACTCACCGCCGCCGGTGAGGTGTTGTGGGCCGGAGCGGGCGCGCTGCCCGGGAAGGACGGCTGGATCTCCCTGTACCTGGCGGACGCGGCGCCCCTGCTCCTGCCGCCACCGCACCCGCTGGAGCTGACGGCGCTCCACCAGTCCGTCCTCGATGCCCTCTCCGGCGGTTACGGCCTGTTCTTCCGTCAGATCGCCGACCAGGTCCGCGCCACCACCCACCCCGACGCCACCGATCCCCAACTGGCCGACACCGTCTGGGATCTGGCCTGGTCCGGGCGGCTCACGAACGACACGCTCACCCCGATGCGGGCCCTGCTCGGCTCGGGCCGTACCGCGGGCTCCACCGCCCACCGCGCCAAGCGCGCGGTCCCGCGCGGACGCTACGGCTCTCTTACGGCCGCCGCACGCCCCGCCTCCCGCGGTGGTCCGCCGACCGTCGCGGGCCGGTGGTCGCTGCTGCCCCAGCGCGAGGCCGATCCCACCGTGCGCGCCCACGCGCTGGCCCGTACGCTGCTCGACCGGCACGGCGTGGTGACCCGGGGAGCCGTAGCCGCTGAAGGTGTCGAGGGCGGCTTCTCGGCGGTCTACCGCATCCTGTCCGCCTTCGAGGACAGCGGCCAGGCACGACGTGGGTATGTGGTCGAGGGTCTCGGTGCCGCACAGTTCGCGATGGACGGGGCGGTGGACCGACTCCGCGCTGTGGCGAACGCCCGCGATCGCAGCGAACCTCTCCCCGGCCCCGGCGACTCCTCCAGCGGCTGGACCGGCGCCACCGGCGGCTTCGGTTCACCCACCGCCACGGCCACCACCCGGGCGGGCACCCCGACCGGCACCCCGGACTCCGCCGACCCCTTCGACTTCTCATCGGACGTCGACTGGACCGCGGAACTCGGCCCCGTGGAGCCCCCGGGCCCCGGCGACAGCCCGGCTGTCATCGACGGCTTCGGGTCTCGAGGTGGTCCCGGCTTCGCCCACGGCTTCGGCGGACGCACCCGTGCTCCGGCCACCGCTCAAGCCGTGGTCCTCGCCGCGGCCGACCCCGCGAACGCGTACGGCGCGGCCCTCCCCTGGCCGGAGCCGCCGACCGGCGCGGGACACAAGGCCGGCCGGAAGGCGGGTGCTCTGGTGGTCCTCGTCGAGGGCGAGCTCGCGCTCTACATGGAGCGCGGCGGCAAGACACTGCTGGCCTGGCCCTCCGACCCGGACGGCACGCCCACCGACGACCCCCGCCTGCGCGCCGCGGCGGAGGCACTCGCCGCGGCCGCCCGCGCGGGTTCCCTCGGCACGGTCACGGTGGAACGCGTCAACGGTGCCTCCGCCCTGACCTCCCCCATCGGCACCCTGCTGGAGGGAGCAGGTTTCATCGCGAACCCGCGCGGCCTGCGCCTACGCGCATGA
- a CDS encoding CinA family protein: MTSPATHLVRLLTVRGETLAVAESLTGGLVAADITAVAGASKVFRGSVTAYATELKHQLLGVDATLLAERGAVDPQVAAQMAAGVREALGADWGIATTGVAGPEPQDGMPVGTVFLAVDGPATADSGCAGGGKVTALRLNGDRAEIRMESVRSVLALLLQQLAGEQTGNERAQDTEQNGGF; this comes from the coding sequence GTGACGTCCCCGGCCACCCACCTGGTGCGACTACTCACGGTAAGAGGCGAGACGCTCGCTGTGGCCGAGTCGCTGACGGGCGGTCTGGTCGCGGCGGACATCACAGCCGTCGCCGGGGCGTCCAAGGTGTTCCGTGGCTCGGTGACCGCTTACGCCACCGAACTCAAGCACCAGCTGCTGGGCGTCGACGCCACCCTGCTGGCGGAACGGGGTGCGGTGGATCCGCAGGTCGCGGCCCAGATGGCGGCCGGGGTCCGCGAGGCGCTCGGCGCCGACTGGGGCATCGCGACCACCGGTGTGGCCGGTCCGGAGCCGCAGGACGGCATGCCCGTGGGGACGGTTTTCCTCGCCGTGGACGGGCCCGCCACAGCGGATTCCGGTTGCGCCGGTGGCGGAAAAGTCACGGCCCTGCGGTTGAACGGCGACCGCGCGGAAATTCGTATGGAGAGTGTACGGAGCGTACTCGCACTGCTCTTGCAGCAGCTTGCGGGCGAACAGACCGGGAATGAGCGGGCACAGGATACGGAACAGAACGGGGGGTTTTGA